The genomic segment GCGGCGCCGCCGCGCGCGACCCGCGGATCGATCGGCGGCGTCGGCGCGCCGGCGTCGCGCGCCGGCGGGGGCGGCGGGGTCGGGGCGCCGCTCGAGCGCGAGCTGCAGGCGACGACGAGGGTGAGGAGCGAGGCTAGGACGACGCGCACGCGCGCATTCTGTCATAGGCCCGGCAGGGGCGCTCGCGGGGCGGGATCCTGGCTGTCGACGCGCACCTCGGCGGCGGGCTCGCCGCGGCCGTCGGGTCAGACGCCCGGCAGGGGCGCGCGCGTCGCGGGATCCTGGCTGTCGACGCGCACCTCGGCGGCGGGCTCGCCGCGGCCGTCGGGTCAGACGCCCGGCAGGGGCGCGCGTCGCGGGATCCCGGCGGTCGGCGCGCACCTCGGCGGCGGGCTCGCCGCGGCCGGCCGTCGGGTCAGACGCCCGGCAGGGGCGCGCGCGTCGCGGGATCCTGGCTGTCGGCGAGCACCTCGGCGGCGGTCTTGCCGCGGCCGTCGTGGCGCCAGCCCGGCGGGCGGAACAGGTAACCGAGCGCGGCCCGCAGGGTCGGCGCGCGCCGGGCGTCCCGCGCCATCGCGATCCACTCGTGGAACGCGATCACGTGCAGCTTGAAGCTCTTGATGTTCTCGGTGAGGCCGTAGACCACGCGGGCGCGCTCGGGCTCGAACGTGCCGAACAGGCGATCCCAGATGATCAGGATGCCGCCGTGGTTGCGGTCGAGGTACTCGGGGTTGGCGCCGTGGTGGACGCGGTGGTGCGAGGGCGTGTTGAAGATGAACTCGATCGGCGCCGGCAGCTTGGCGATGGCCTCGGTGTGGATCCAGTACTGGTAGAGCAGGCTGATCGCCTGCTGCACGAGCACCATCCACGGCGCGAAGCCCAGGAGCGGCAGCGGCAACCAGAACAGCGGCCCGGTCAGCGGCGTGGTCCACGACTGCCGCAGCGCCGTCGACAGGTTGTAGTGCTGGCTCGAGTGGTGGTTGACGTGGGCCGCCCACAGGAACCGGATCTCGTGGCTGGCGCGGTGGAACGCGTAGTAGCAGAGGTCCTCGGCGAAGAACAACAGCACCCAGGTCCACCACACGTTGGGCAGGGTCGCGACCCGGTACTGGTAGAGCCAGATCATCAGCGCCAGCGACACGAGCTTGGTGAACGCCGCGATGATCACGTTGCCGACGCCCATGCCGAGCGACGCGAGCGTGTCCTTGGTCGCGTAGCCGACGATGCGCGCGTCGTCGGTCCGGCGCCGCGCCCACGCCAGCTCGATGAGCAAGGTCACGAGGAAGATCGGGATGGCGGCGTAGATCAGGACTGACATGCTCAGGCCTTCCTTCCGGTCGGGCGGCGCCCGAGCTCGCGCCGGGCCAGGCGCTCGAGGAACGCGAGGTGGACGATCTCCGCGTCGGGGTCGGGCGAGAACAGGCCGATCGCCGCGCCCTGCATGGCGTAGACGATCGCCAGCACGGCGTCGTCGAACTCGGGGTTGGCCGCGGCCGCGGCCGGGAACAGCCGCCGCGCCTCGGCCAGGAGCAGCGCCTGGTGGCGCTCGAGCACCGGCCCGAGCGCGCGCGCGAGCGTGGGCTCGGTCCGGGCCGCGACGTAGATCTCGAGCACGACCCGCATGTCGGGCAGGCGGAACACCCGCCACAGCGCCGCGCACGCCGACGCCAGCGGATCGGCGGGGCGCGCCGGCCCGAGGTCGGCGGCGAACGCCAGGCGCAGATCGGCGAGGATCGCCTCGGTCACCGCGATCAAGAGGTCGGTCTTGTGCGGGAAGTGGCGGAACAGCGAGCCCTGGGCGACCTGGGCGCGGGTCGCGACCGCGGCGGTGGGCGCGCCGGCCAGGCCGTGCTCGCCGAGGAGCGCGCGGGCGGCGGCGATGAGCTGGGCCCGCGTGCGGATCGCGCGGGCCTGGCGCGCGGGCGCCAGCGGACGCAGGGTGCGGCGGGTGCGGGTCGCGACCACGACCCGACCGTACCAGAAAGAAAGTGACTGGTCACTCACTTTTTACCGAGGGCCGGCCACGTGCGCCGGCCTGGGCCGCGCGATAGCCTGCGCAGGTGCGCTCCCTCTGCTCGCTGATCCTGGTCGCCCTCGCGGCCGTGGTGGCGGCGTCGCCGGCCGCCGCCGGCCCGGGGTTCGACCCCGACGCCATCTACGCGGTGACCCTCGACGACGCGCCCCGGCGCGGCCCGGCCGACGCGCCGGTGACGATCGTCGAGTTCTCGGACTTCGCGTGCGGGTACTGCAACCGCGCGCAGGGCGTGCTCCGCCACCTCGAGCGTCAGTACCCCGGGCAGATCCGCTGGGTCTTCCGGACGCTGCCGCTCGACGAGGACACCGGCACGCTGGCGTCGGAGGCGGCGCTGGCGGCGGCGCGCCAGGGGCGGTTCTGGCCGATGCACGATCGCCTGTTCGCGGTCCACGGTCGGGTCGATCGGGCCGCGGTCGAGCTGATCGCGGTCGACCTCGGGCTCGACCTGGCGCGGTTCCGCGACGAGCTCGACAGCGGGCGGGCGCGCGCGGCGGTGCTGGCCGACCTGGCGGTCGGGCGCGGGCTCGGCATCACCGGCACGCCGGCGTTCTTCATCAACGGCCGCGCCATCGCCGGCGCCGCGCCGCTGTCGACGTTCCTGCGCGTGGTCGGCGAGGAGCTGGTCCGCAGCCGCGACCTCGGCGGCGCCGGTGATCGCTACGCCCAGCTCACCGCTGGCGGGCGGACCGTGGCCGACAGCGGCGCGCCGCCGCCGCAGGCCGCCGTGCTGTCGGAGCAGGACAGCTACCGCATCGGGCTCGGGCTGCCCGGCCACCGGCGCGGACCCGACGATGCGGCGGTGACGATCGTGGTCTGGAGCGACTTCCTGTGTCCGTACTGCGCCAACCAGGCCCCGATCCTCGACGGGCTCGTGGCCGCGCACCCGCGCGACGTGCGGCTGGTCTACCGGCACCTGCCGCTGATCATGCACGTCGGCGCCGAGCTCGCGGCCGAGGCCGCGGTCGAGGCCGGGCGCCAGGGCAAGTTCTGGGCGTTCCACGATCAGCTGTTCGCGGCCAGCAAGGGCGGCCTGCCGCGCGACGTCCTGCTCGAGCGCGGCAAGCTGGCCGGGCTCGACGTCGCGGCGCTGGCCGCGGCGCTGGCCGATCACCGCCACCGCGACGTGGTCGCCGCCGACGCGGCCGCGGCGCTGTCGCTCGGCGCCAACGGGACGCCGACCTTGTTCGTCAACGGCCGGGCGCTGCCGGGCATGGTCGATCGCGACGAGCTCGAGTCGGTGATCGCGGTCGAGCTCGAGCGCGCGCGGTCGCTCGTCGCGCGCGGGGTCGCGGCCGGCGACGTCTACGGGGTGATCGGCCTGGGCGCCGACCACGTCGAGCACGGCGATCCGCGCCAGCTCGCGCGCACCGGCCTGCGGATCGAGCCAGGGACCGTCGAGCGGGCGCGCATGGTGATCGCGGCCTGCCGCGCCCGCGATCGCGACGACGCCCGGGCGCTGGCGGCGCGGCTGCGGGGCCCCGAGGCCGCGCTGGCCCAGGGCGTGTGCGCCGATCGCGGGATCGATCTGCCATGACCGACGTCGACGTCGACCTGTTCGTGATCGGCGGCGGCTCCGGCGGCGTCCGGGCCGCGCGCATCGCCGCGACCCACGGCGCGCGGGTGGCGATCGCCGAGGAGCACCGCTGGGGCGGCACCTGCGTGATCCGCGGCTGCGTGCCCAAGAAGCTCCTGGTCTACGCCAGCGAGTTCGCGCACGCGTTCGACGACGCGCGCGGGTTCGGCTGGGAGGTCGGCCCGGTCCGCCACGACTGGGCGGCGCTGATCGCCGCCAAGGACCGCGAGATCGCCCGGCTGTCGGGCCTGTACCAGGGCAACCTCGAGCGCCACGGCGTCGTGCGCCACGACGGCCGCGCCACGCTGGTCGACGCGCACACGGTCGCGATCGGCGGCGCGCGCGTGCGGGCCGGGCACATCTTGATCGCCACCGGCGGCCGGCCGGTGCGGCCCCGCATCCCCGGGGCCGAGCTGTTCATCACCTCGGACGAGGCGTTCCACCTGCCGACCTTGCCGGCGCGGATCGCGATCGTCGGCGGCGGCTACATCGGCGTCGAGTTCGCGCACATCTTCCGCGGCCTCGGCGCCGAGGTGACGCTGATCCACCGGCGCGATCGGGTGCTGGCCGGGTTCGACGACGATCTCCGCGACGCGGTCGAGGCCGGCCTGGCTCGGGCCGGCGTGGTCGTGCGGGCGGGCGGTGAGCCGCGCGCGGTCCGGCGCGCGGCCGACGGCGCGATCGTGCTCGAGCTCGACGGCGCCGAGGTCGTCGCCGACGTGGCGATGGCCGCGACCGGGCGCGCGCCCCACACCGCCGGGCTCGGGCTCGAGGCGGCCGGGGTCGCGGTCGACGCGCGCGGCGCGATCGCGGTCGACGCCTGGAGCCAGACCTCGGCGCCGAGCGTCTACGCGGTCGGCGACGTCACCGGCCGGGTCGCGCTGACGCCGGTCGCGATCCGCGAGGGCCACGCGTTCGCCGACACGGTCTTCGGCGGCAAGGCGATCAAGATCGACCACGAGCTGATCGCGACCGCGGTGTTCGCGCAGCCGGCGGCGGCGGCGGTCGGGCTGTCCGAGGCCGCCGCGATCGCGCGCGGCCACGACGTCCAGATCTACGCCACCAAGTTCCGGCCGATGAAGCACACGATGACCGGCCGGGGCGATCAGGTGTTCCTGAAGCTGGTGGTCGATCGGGTCACCGGCGTGGTGCTGGGCGTACACATGGTCGCGGCCGAGGCGCCGGAGATCATCCAGGCGGTCGCGATCGCCGTGACGATGGGCGCGACCAAGGACGACTTCGATCGGACCTTCGCGGTCCACCCGACCGCGGCCGAGGAGCTGGTGCTCCTGCGCTAAGGGCCCGCGCGTGAACAAGTCGATCGAGGATCGCGGACGAGGCGCCCGGATGGCAAGGCGACGGCGAGGACCGGAGGGGAGCGTCCTCGTTGGACGTGACCCGAGGACCGGAGCCGGCAACGCAGCCAGCCGGGATGGATCGGCCGCGAGACCGACCGAGTTGTTCACGCGCGGGCCCTAACCTTCGGGGGCGCGCGGGGTCATGGTCGCATGCGGAGATCGAGCTCAGGCCGAGGTCGCGTGGTGGTCGCGGTGGCGCTGGCGGGCGTGGTGACGCTGGCGTGCAGCGGCGGCGGGGCGGGCGCGATCGACGCGGCGGTCGACGCGGCCGACGCGACGGTCGACGCGGCGCCCGACGCCGCCCCGGTGGTCGTCGACACCGGCTCGGTCTTCTTGCCCGACTGCCGGGCCTTCAACCGTCGGTGCGAGGGCGCCGACGCGCAGGATCCGGCGTGCGGCGCGTGCCAGTACCGGGTCCGCTACCGCGCCGATGTGTGCACGCCGACACGGCCGTGCGACGACCTGTTCCTGTACTGGCCGGCGTTCACGTGCGACCACCCGGGCCTCGCCGACGCGACCGCGGCGCTGCTGACCTCGCATCCAGGGTTCGTGATGCTGTGCGTGCAGCCGATCTACCCGGGCGAGGTCCTGCCGGCGTCGCTGGGCGCGCCCGAGCGCGACGACCGGGCGGTGACCGCGGCGCTGGCGCGCCTGCGCCCGGGCGGCGACCTGGCGGTGTGGACCGGCGCCAACCTGCTGATGGGCGGCTGCAGCATGGGCGCGACCCGCTATCCGGTCGTGGCCGCGCGCTACCCCGACGACGCGCGCTGGCTCGGCAGCGCCAAGACCGGCGTGTGCATGAGCGACGGCGTCGTCGACGTCGCCGCGCAGGATCGGTTCGTCGGCGCCGGCACCGGCCCGTCGTGCGCCGCGCGCCACGACCGCGTCGCCCACGGGTACACCGTCGCGACGCCGACGCCGGGCCACGCGTGCAGCGCCAGCGCCGGCGGCCAGTGCGCGTGCGACCCCGCCCACGCGGCGCTCGCCTACCCGGGCGACTGCGCCGACGGCGACTGCGTCGGCTTCGACTCGATCGTCCGCGCGAGCGCCGCCGGCGTCGAGTTCGCGCCCGGCGTCGACGCCGCGGCGTTCGCGGTGCCCCACTGGAAGCTGTTCACCGAGGGCGACGCCTGGGCCGGCGACCTCGCCA from the Myxococcales bacterium genome contains:
- a CDS encoding sterol desaturase family protein, with the translated sequence MSVLIYAAIPIFLVTLLIELAWARRRTDDARIVGYATKDTLASLGMGVGNVIIAAFTKLVSLALMIWLYQYRVATLPNVWWTWVLLFFAEDLCYYAFHRASHEIRFLWAAHVNHHSSQHYNLSTALRQSWTTPLTGPLFWLPLPLLGFAPWMVLVQQAISLLYQYWIHTEAIAKLPAPIEFIFNTPSHHRVHHGANPEYLDRNHGGILIIWDRLFGTFEPERARVVYGLTENIKSFKLHVIAFHEWIAMARDARRAPTLRAALGYLFRPPGWRHDGRGKTAAEVLADSQDPATRAPLPGV
- a CDS encoding TetR/AcrR family transcriptional regulator, with amino-acid sequence MVATRTRRTLRPLAPARQARAIRTRAQLIAAARALLGEHGLAGAPTAAVATRAQVAQGSLFRHFPHKTDLLIAVTEAILADLRLAFAADLGPARPADPLASACAALWRVFRLPDMRVVLEIYVAARTEPTLARALGPVLERHQALLLAEARRLFPAAAAANPEFDDAVLAIVYAMQGAAIGLFSPDPDAEIVHLAFLERLARRELGRRPTGRKA
- a CDS encoding thioredoxin domain-containing protein is translated as MRSLCSLILVALAAVVAASPAAAGPGFDPDAIYAVTLDDAPRRGPADAPVTIVEFSDFACGYCNRAQGVLRHLERQYPGQIRWVFRTLPLDEDTGTLASEAALAAARQGRFWPMHDRLFAVHGRVDRAAVELIAVDLGLDLARFRDELDSGRARAAVLADLAVGRGLGITGTPAFFINGRAIAGAAPLSTFLRVVGEELVRSRDLGGAGDRYAQLTAGGRTVADSGAPPPQAAVLSEQDSYRIGLGLPGHRRGPDDAAVTIVVWSDFLCPYCANQAPILDGLVAAHPRDVRLVYRHLPLIMHVGAELAAEAAVEAGRQGKFWAFHDQLFAASKGGLPRDVLLERGKLAGLDVAALAAALADHRHRDVVAADAAAALSLGANGTPTLFVNGRALPGMVDRDELESVIAVELERARSLVARGVAAGDVYGVIGLGADHVEHGDPRQLARTGLRIEPGTVERARMVIAACRARDRDDARALAARLRGPEAALAQGVCADRGIDLP
- the gor gene encoding glutathione-disulfide reductase codes for the protein MTDVDVDLFVIGGGSGGVRAARIAATHGARVAIAEEHRWGGTCVIRGCVPKKLLVYASEFAHAFDDARGFGWEVGPVRHDWAALIAAKDREIARLSGLYQGNLERHGVVRHDGRATLVDAHTVAIGGARVRAGHILIATGGRPVRPRIPGAELFITSDEAFHLPTLPARIAIVGGGYIGVEFAHIFRGLGAEVTLIHRRDRVLAGFDDDLRDAVEAGLARAGVVVRAGGEPRAVRRAADGAIVLELDGAEVVADVAMAATGRAPHTAGLGLEAAGVAVDARGAIAVDAWSQTSAPSVYAVGDVTGRVALTPVAIREGHAFADTVFGGKAIKIDHELIATAVFAQPAAAAVGLSEAAAIARGHDVQIYATKFRPMKHTMTGRGDQVFLKLVVDRVTGVVLGVHMVAAEAPEIIQAVAIAVTMGATKDDFDRTFAVHPTAAEELVLLR